A single region of the Rhodococcus sp. W8901 genome encodes:
- the lnt gene encoding apolipoprotein N-acyltransferase: MSSGASSGKPPGHGSRVPGWTVGATRSRWVPRAGVAAAGALPLLAFPEPNLGVLAWVSLVPVVLLVRAAATAREAGLRGWLAGVGFLAGTQYWVAPNLVWFFPLAVGVLALLWTGWGVLVWDALREPVTGRGAVAAAVVVPAGWVLVEVVRSWQWLGGPWSLLGATQWQHPGVLGLAALGGVWLVSFAIVASNIGVALCVVGGVAARAVGAVAVAVAVASGPLWSACRPAEPPADVAVVALVQPGIVHGDLLSFEEDLTRGIGAPVDLVVWGESSVDTNPAADQALLVRLGALSAAAGADLLVNVDAPVGESGAISKASVLIDHSGIRDTYRKIRLVPFGEYIPFRDQLGWLNRITAAAGQNRQPGDRLVVMNAGGFRVGPLISFEETFPDMARAQARAGADMLVYQSSTATFQGSWAPAQLASFGALRAAESGRPVAAAALTGESAAFDARGRRLGSMPADEHGVLLVEVPVRTEDTLYDRLGNYVPGVCTAVVVGYVAAAVVRRRGGPVAN, from the coding sequence GTGTCCAGCGGAGCGTCCTCCGGGAAACCACCCGGTCACGGGAGCCGCGTACCGGGATGGACAGTCGGTGCGACGCGTTCGCGGTGGGTGCCGCGGGCCGGGGTGGCGGCCGCGGGGGCGCTGCCGCTGTTGGCGTTCCCCGAGCCGAACCTCGGCGTGCTCGCGTGGGTGTCGCTGGTGCCGGTGGTGCTGCTGGTGCGCGCCGCGGCGACCGCGCGCGAGGCCGGACTGCGCGGCTGGCTGGCCGGCGTCGGATTCCTCGCGGGTACGCAGTACTGGGTGGCGCCGAACCTTGTCTGGTTCTTCCCGCTGGCTGTGGGTGTGCTCGCGCTGCTGTGGACCGGGTGGGGCGTGCTGGTGTGGGATGCGTTGCGGGAGCCGGTCACCGGCCGCGGGGCGGTGGCGGCCGCAGTCGTCGTGCCTGCAGGGTGGGTGCTGGTCGAGGTGGTCCGGTCGTGGCAGTGGCTCGGTGGGCCGTGGTCGTTGCTCGGTGCCACCCAGTGGCAGCACCCAGGTGTGCTCGGGCTCGCCGCGCTCGGCGGGGTGTGGCTGGTCAGCTTCGCGATCGTGGCATCGAACATTGGGGTCGCCCTGTGCGTGGTCGGCGGCGTGGCAGCCCGGGCCGTCGGAGCGGTGGCGGTGGCGGTGGCGGTCGCCTCGGGTCCACTCTGGTCCGCGTGCCGACCAGCGGAGCCGCCAGCCGACGTCGCGGTCGTCGCGCTTGTGCAGCCGGGGATCGTGCACGGCGACCTGCTCTCTTTCGAGGAAGACCTGACCCGAGGGATCGGCGCGCCGGTCGACCTCGTGGTGTGGGGTGAGAGCAGCGTCGATACCAATCCGGCCGCCGACCAAGCGCTGCTCGTTCGGCTGGGCGCGTTGTCCGCGGCCGCGGGGGCGGACCTACTGGTCAACGTCGACGCGCCGGTCGGCGAGTCCGGCGCGATCTCGAAGGCGTCTGTCCTGATCGACCACAGCGGAATCCGCGATACCTATCGGAAGATCCGGCTGGTCCCGTTCGGTGAATACATCCCGTTCCGCGACCAGCTCGGCTGGCTCAACCGGATCACCGCCGCGGCGGGGCAGAACCGGCAGCCCGGTGACAGGTTGGTCGTGATGAACGCCGGCGGTTTCCGGGTCGGGCCGCTGATCTCCTTCGAGGAGACCTTCCCGGACATGGCCCGCGCGCAGGCGCGGGCGGGGGCGGACATGCTGGTGTACCAATCCTCCACGGCCACCTTTCAGGGCAGTTGGGCGCCCGCGCAGCTCGCGTCGTTCGGTGCGCTGCGGGCCGCGGAGAGTGGCCGCCCGGTCGCGGCGGCCGCATTGACGGGGGAGTCGGCCGCATTCGACGCGCGAGGACGCCGGCTCGGGTCGATGCCCGCCGACGAGCACGGCGTTCTGCTCGTCGAAGTGCCCGTTCGGACAGAGGACACGCTCTATGACCGGCTCGGCAACTACGTCCCGGGCGTCTGTACCGCGGTCGTGGTGGGCTACGTGGCAGCGGCGGTCGTCCGGCGGCGGGGTGGTCCAGTTGCCAACTAG
- a CDS encoding SigB/SigF/SigG family RNA polymerase sigma factor, whose protein sequence is MNPAVERTDEYRDVGPVFESMASLDRRDPRYRVLRDSVITRCLPLADHIARRFDGRGEFHDDLVQVARVGLVNAVNRYDSRVGSDFVAFAVPTMMGEVRRHFRDTGWAVRVPRRVKELHLELGRAVSVLSQRLGRPPTHHELAAELRIGEDAVADGLLAGNAYQTVSVDAGTVGRRHDHPLAETLGADDRRLEAVENHETLRPILAALPDRERRILLLRFFANLTQSRIAEEIGVSQMHVSRLLARSLATLRCQLEDQIES, encoded by the coding sequence GTGAATCCTGCAGTCGAGCGCACCGACGAATACCGTGACGTGGGTCCGGTCTTCGAGTCGATGGCGTCGCTCGACCGCAGGGACCCGCGCTACCGCGTGCTCCGCGACTCCGTGATCACGCGGTGCCTCCCCCTCGCCGATCACATCGCTCGCAGGTTCGACGGCCGTGGGGAGTTCCACGACGACCTCGTTCAGGTGGCGCGTGTCGGGCTCGTCAATGCGGTCAACCGATATGACTCCCGCGTGGGGTCCGACTTCGTCGCGTTCGCGGTCCCGACCATGATGGGCGAGGTGCGGCGACACTTCCGGGACACCGGGTGGGCCGTGCGGGTGCCCCGCCGGGTCAAGGAACTGCATCTCGAGCTCGGTCGCGCGGTGTCGGTCCTGTCGCAGCGTCTCGGTCGGCCGCCGACGCACCACGAGCTCGCGGCGGAGCTGCGGATCGGTGAGGACGCGGTCGCGGACGGACTGCTGGCCGGCAACGCGTACCAGACCGTGTCGGTGGATGCCGGGACCGTGGGGCGCCGCCACGACCATCCGCTGGCCGAGACCCTCGGTGCCGACGATCGGCGTCTCGAGGCGGTCGAGAATCACGAGACGCTCCGGCCGATACTGGCGGCGTTGCCCGATCGCGAGCGCCGGATCCTGTTGTTGCGGTTCTTCGCGAACCTCACCCAGAGCCGGATCGCCGAAGAGATCGGGGTATCCCAGATGCACGTGTCAAGGCTGCTGGCCCGGTCGCTCGCGACGCTCCGCTGCCAACTCGAGGACCAGATCGAAAGCTGA